A genome region from Nocardioides cynanchi includes the following:
- a CDS encoding S10 family peptidase: MSETTAEQKPDPKTPEKPDPVDDLVITHHTLRSAAGELAYTARTGRVVLREEEVKDDVFRGWKARAEMSVTAYTLDDTDVTTRPITFVFNGGPGSSSVWLHMGLLGPRRVDFGDVEAPHPPPYRLTDNRETLLAVSDLVFIDPMSTGHTRAVEGGKPKDFHGFAKDVEQVTELIRLWCTREDRWMSPKYVIGESYGTVRAVAVAERLSTRHSMGLNGLVLISSVLDFGSQDFEFHRADDACLNFLPTYTAIAHYHGKVKGRLTKLRQEAEAFAAGPYRTALAAGRRLPAKERASVVRTLARLTGLSEEYVERTDLRIEHWRFCTELLRDQGRTVGRIDGRFSGPLYAKIAENMDADPSMDAMEAPFTAALHHYLRQELGGTLEMSYEVFSEAAMKDWSFKEFEGKPIFVADRLERVMRANPHLRVRIEYGYYDLATPYHAAEDMVAHLRLPDEAFDRIEHAYFETGHMPYLDEPSRRRESAGIAAFVGRR; this comes from the coding sequence ATGAGCGAGACCACCGCGGAGCAGAAGCCGGACCCCAAGACCCCCGAGAAGCCGGACCCGGTCGACGACCTGGTGATCACCCACCACACGCTGCGCAGCGCTGCCGGCGAGCTGGCCTACACGGCCCGGACCGGCCGGGTGGTGCTGCGCGAGGAGGAGGTCAAGGACGACGTGTTCCGGGGGTGGAAGGCCCGCGCCGAGATGTCGGTGACGGCGTACACCCTGGACGACACCGACGTCACGACCCGGCCGATCACGTTCGTCTTCAACGGCGGGCCCGGCTCGTCGTCGGTCTGGCTGCACATGGGGCTGCTCGGCCCGCGTCGCGTCGACTTCGGCGACGTCGAAGCGCCCCACCCACCGCCGTACCGCCTCACCGACAACCGCGAGACCCTGCTCGCGGTCTCCGACCTGGTCTTCATCGACCCGATGTCGACCGGCCACACCCGCGCCGTGGAGGGCGGGAAGCCGAAGGACTTCCACGGGTTCGCCAAGGACGTCGAGCAGGTCACCGAGCTGATCCGGCTGTGGTGCACCCGCGAGGACCGCTGGATGTCACCGAAGTACGTCATCGGCGAGTCCTACGGCACCGTCCGCGCCGTGGCCGTCGCCGAGCGGCTGTCCACCCGCCACTCCATGGGCCTCAACGGTCTCGTGCTGATCTCCAGCGTGCTCGACTTCGGCAGCCAGGACTTCGAGTTCCACCGCGCGGACGACGCCTGCCTGAACTTCCTGCCGACCTACACCGCGATCGCGCACTACCACGGCAAGGTCAAGGGCCGGCTGACCAAGCTGCGGCAGGAGGCGGAGGCCTTCGCGGCCGGCCCCTACCGCACCGCCCTGGCCGCCGGCCGCCGCCTGCCGGCCAAGGAGCGGGCCTCGGTGGTGCGGACCCTGGCCCGGCTGACCGGGCTCTCCGAGGAGTACGTCGAGCGCACCGACCTGCGGATCGAGCACTGGCGCTTCTGCACCGAGCTGCTCCGCGACCAGGGCCGCACGGTGGGCCGGATCGACGGGCGCTTCAGCGGCCCGCTGTACGCGAAGATCGCCGAGAACATGGACGCCGACCCGTCGATGGACGCGATGGAGGCGCCGTTCACCGCGGCGCTGCACCACTACCTGCGCCAGGAGCTCGGCGGCACCCTGGAGATGTCGTACGAGGTCTTCTCGGAGGCCGCCATGAAGGACTGGTCGTTCAAGGAGTTCGAGGGCAAGCCGATCTTCGTCGCCGACCGGCTGGAGCGGGTGATGCGGGCCAACCCGCACCTGCGGGTGCGGATCGAGTACGGCTACTACGACCTCGCCACGCCGTACCACGCGGCCGAGGACATGGTGGCCCACCTGCGCCTGCCCGACGAGGCGTTCGACCGGATCGAGCACGCGTACTTCGAGACCGGCCACATGCCCTACCTCGACGAGCCCTCGCGGAGACGCGAGTCCGCCGGGATCGCCGCCTTCGTCGGACGGCGCTGA
- a CDS encoding STAS domain-containing protein yields MEIVNDGHTLLLSGDFDVRSTMDVRSAIHEAMSAYDDDVVIDLTEVHAIDLTAARVLAYATLEASRAGHHLRLRGCGPAVRRMLHLTRLARFVEVDRAAASA; encoded by the coding sequence ATGGAGATCGTGAACGACGGGCACACACTCCTGCTGAGCGGTGACTTCGACGTGCGCAGCACGATGGACGTCCGCTCGGCCATCCACGAGGCGATGTCGGCCTACGACGACGACGTCGTCATCGACCTGACCGAGGTGCACGCGATCGACCTGACCGCGGCCCGGGTGCTCGCCTACGCGACACTCGAGGCGAGCCGGGCCGGCCACCACCTGCGCCTGCGCGGCTGCGGCCCAGCGGTCCGCCGGATGCTGCACCTGACCCGGCTGGCGCGTTTCGTCGAGGTCGACCGGGCGGCTGCCTCGGCCTGA
- a CDS encoding DUF2550 domain-containing protein — MPIWEWLLESAAGVLVLVLLLGIALIVRRRWLTRNGGTFEVSFRARSSESGGGWLLGVGRYAGDTLEWFRIFSLSPRPKRIWQRSTLTYVDRREPERSEQMSLYPGHVIIRCETPAGAVELALGPSSLMGFQSWLEGAPPGAQHL, encoded by the coding sequence ATGCCGATCTGGGAGTGGCTGCTGGAGTCAGCCGCCGGCGTGCTCGTGCTCGTCCTGCTGCTCGGCATCGCCCTGATCGTGCGGCGTCGCTGGCTCACGCGGAACGGCGGCACCTTCGAGGTCAGCTTCCGCGCCCGGTCCTCCGAGTCGGGCGGTGGTTGGCTGCTCGGCGTCGGCCGGTACGCCGGTGACACCCTGGAGTGGTTCCGGATCTTCTCGCTGTCGCCACGTCCCAAGCGGATCTGGCAGCGCAGCACCCTGACGTACGTCGACCGCCGTGAGCCCGAGCGGAGCGAGCAGATGTCGCTCTACCCGGGCCACGTGATCATCCGCTGCGAGACCCCGGCGGGTGCGGTGGAGCTGGCGCTCGGGCCGTCCTCCCTGATGGGCTTCCAGTCCTGGCTCGAGGGTGCACCTCCCGGCGCCCAGCACCTGTGA
- a CDS encoding MFS transporter, whose amino-acid sequence MFAMNGLCFATMASRVPDLRSSLELSNGGLGLLLLSIAFGSMIGMPTSGHLIERFGADAVVRLGAAMVLTGLTVAGVGAALGSVPLAAVGLCVDGFGTGIWDVGMNVEGAFVERLLGRSIMPRFHAGWSLGTFTGAGLGAMAAAVNLPLPVHFALVPAAGVSVAVLRSRSFPSGSPDEPTPAPSQGSAWLEPRTLAVGLMVLGFALAEGSANDWLALGLVDGYGAPHWVGVLGFALFVASMTAGRLGGPPALDRFGRTRVLLASSLAALVGILVVVWSGLAVLAVLGIVLWGFGAALGFPVGMSAGADDPLRAARRVSVISTIGYGAFLGGPPLLGFVGDHVGTLDSLLVVAAAMVPAAVLSLSVRRPGTRPVTE is encoded by the coding sequence GTGTTCGCGATGAACGGCCTCTGCTTCGCCACCATGGCCTCGCGGGTGCCCGACCTCCGCTCCTCGCTGGAGCTGTCCAACGGAGGTCTGGGACTCCTCCTGCTCTCGATCGCCTTCGGCTCGATGATCGGGATGCCCACCAGTGGCCACCTGATCGAGCGCTTCGGTGCCGACGCCGTGGTCCGGCTCGGCGCGGCCATGGTGCTGACCGGACTGACCGTCGCCGGTGTCGGCGCCGCCCTCGGCTCGGTTCCGCTGGCGGCGGTCGGCCTGTGCGTGGACGGCTTCGGCACCGGCATCTGGGACGTCGGGATGAACGTCGAGGGTGCGTTCGTGGAGCGGCTCCTGGGCCGCAGCATCATGCCGCGGTTCCACGCGGGCTGGAGCCTGGGCACCTTCACCGGCGCCGGCCTGGGTGCGATGGCGGCGGCCGTGAACCTGCCGCTGCCGGTGCACTTCGCCCTGGTGCCGGCTGCGGGGGTGAGCGTCGCCGTCCTGCGGTCCAGGTCCTTCCCCTCGGGGTCTCCCGACGAGCCGACGCCGGCGCCGTCGCAGGGGTCGGCCTGGCTGGAGCCGCGGACCCTGGCCGTGGGCCTGATGGTGCTCGGCTTCGCCCTCGCGGAGGGCTCGGCGAACGACTGGCTGGCCCTCGGGCTGGTCGACGGGTACGGCGCTCCGCACTGGGTCGGCGTCCTCGGCTTCGCCCTGTTCGTCGCCAGCATGACCGCCGGCCGGCTCGGCGGGCCGCCGGCGCTCGACCGCTTCGGCCGGACCCGCGTCCTGCTGGCATCGTCGCTGGCCGCCCTGGTCGGCATCCTGGTCGTGGTCTGGTCCGGGCTGGCGGTGCTCGCGGTCCTCGGGATCGTGCTGTGGGGCTTCGGGGCCGCGCTCGGCTTCCCGGTCGGCATGAGCGCCGGCGCCGACGACCCGCTGCGAGCCGCTCGCCGGGTCAGCGTCATCTCCACCATCGGGTACGGCGCGTTCCTGGGCGGACCGCCGTTGCTCGGGTTCGTGGGTGACCACGTCGGCACGCTCGACTCGCTGCTGGTCGTCGCGGCCGCGATGGTCCCGGCCGCCGTCCTGTCGTTGTCGGTCCGCCGGCCCGGCACCCGGCCGGTCACCGAGTGA
- a CDS encoding ribonuclease H family protein produces the protein MSVYTDGACSGNPGPGGWAWAVDPTTYASGAEHPSTNQRMEVRAALEAVRALDGPVLVVSDSTYVVNCFRDRWWEGWLDRGWLTSAKKPVANQDLWEPLVRVVAERGDIAFAWVKGHSGHAMNDFVDGLAVAASRDAG, from the coding sequence GTGTCGGTGTACACCGACGGCGCGTGCTCGGGCAACCCCGGCCCCGGCGGCTGGGCCTGGGCGGTCGACCCGACGACGTACGCCTCCGGTGCGGAGCACCCGAGCACCAACCAGCGGATGGAGGTCCGGGCCGCACTCGAGGCCGTGCGCGCGCTCGACGGTCCGGTGCTCGTGGTCAGCGACTCGACCTACGTCGTGAACTGCTTCCGCGACCGCTGGTGGGAGGGCTGGCTCGACCGGGGCTGGCTCACCTCGGCGAAGAAGCCGGTCGCCAACCAGGACCTCTGGGAGCCGCTCGTCCGCGTGGTCGCGGAGCGCGGCGACATCGCCTTCGCCTGGGTGAAGGGTCACTCGGGGCACGCCATGAACGACTTCGTCGACGGCCTCGCCGTGGCGGCGAGCCGCGACGCCGGCTGA
- a CDS encoding FAD-binding oxidoreductase — protein MSIDFIDTDSRLGLPADRVSFPGDASYDVQRMPWNVAIDQCPAAVAVPRNADEVSAVVRAAAAAGLRVAPQSTGHNAGPLAARGLDDVVVVRTSSMSSAVSDPARGIVRVEGGTIWEPAVDAAAAHGRAVLHGSSPDVGIAGYSLGGGIGWYARKLGLAANSLTAVELVIGDGTLVRASAEENAALFWALRGGGGSFGVVTALEFRSYPVETAYAGMLMWDVADAEPVLREWSQWAPTAPDEISTSFRILRLPPMPDLPPFLQGRSVVVVDGAVLGSDDEGASLLRGLRSLRPELDTFGRVPASSLVRLHMDPEGPSPFVSDSEMLGSLPEAGVSAFLEAVGPDATTSLLLAELRQLGGALARPHGGGGVLSHLEGEYVAFGGAIAATPEMGEHGYADAQRFTAALAPWTNGRKYLNFAETPVEVERAYPDGVWRQLAGIRAAVDPHGTFAANHPVPRLFEDGRAQA, from the coding sequence ATGTCCATCGACTTCATCGACACCGACTCGCGACTCGGCCTCCCCGCCGACCGGGTCTCCTTCCCCGGCGACGCGTCGTACGACGTCCAGCGGATGCCGTGGAACGTCGCCATCGACCAGTGCCCGGCCGCCGTGGCCGTCCCCCGCAACGCGGACGAGGTCTCCGCGGTGGTCCGCGCGGCCGCCGCCGCAGGTCTCCGCGTCGCCCCGCAGAGCACCGGCCACAACGCCGGTCCCCTCGCCGCCCGGGGGCTCGACGACGTGGTCGTCGTCCGCACGTCGTCCATGAGCTCCGCGGTCTCCGACCCGGCCCGCGGGATCGTCCGGGTCGAGGGCGGCACGATCTGGGAGCCCGCCGTCGACGCGGCCGCGGCGCACGGCCGGGCCGTGCTGCACGGCTCCTCCCCCGACGTCGGCATCGCCGGCTACTCGCTCGGGGGCGGGATCGGCTGGTACGCCCGCAAGCTGGGCCTGGCCGCCAACAGCCTGACCGCCGTCGAGCTCGTGATCGGCGACGGCACGCTGGTGCGGGCCAGCGCCGAGGAGAACGCCGCCCTGTTCTGGGCGCTGCGGGGCGGCGGTGGCAGCTTCGGCGTGGTCACCGCGCTGGAGTTCCGCAGCTACCCTGTCGAGACGGCGTACGCCGGCATGCTGATGTGGGACGTCGCCGACGCCGAGCCCGTGCTGCGTGAGTGGAGCCAGTGGGCCCCGACCGCGCCGGACGAGATCAGCACGTCGTTCCGCATCCTGCGCCTGCCGCCGATGCCCGACCTGCCGCCGTTCCTCCAGGGCCGCTCGGTCGTCGTCGTGGACGGCGCGGTGCTGGGCTCGGACGACGAGGGTGCGTCGCTGCTGCGCGGCCTGCGCTCGCTGCGGCCCGAGCTGGACACGTTCGGCCGGGTGCCCGCATCATCCCTGGTGCGGCTGCACATGGACCCGGAGGGCCCGTCGCCCTTCGTGTCCGACTCGGAGATGCTCGGCTCGCTGCCCGAGGCAGGGGTGTCGGCGTTCCTGGAGGCCGTGGGCCCGGACGCCACCACCTCGTTGCTCCTGGCCGAGCTGCGTCAGCTCGGGGGCGCGCTGGCCCGTCCGCACGGGGGCGGTGGGGTGCTCTCGCACCTCGAGGGCGAGTACGTCGCGTTCGGGGGCGCCATCGCCGCCACCCCGGAGATGGGTGAGCACGGGTACGCCGACGCGCAGCGCTTCACCGCGGCGCTCGCGCCGTGGACCAACGGCCGGAAGTACCTCAACTTCGCCGAGACCCCGGTCGAGGTGGAGAGGGCCTACCCGGACGGCGTGTGGCGTCAGCTGGCCGGGATCCGGGCCGCGGTCGACCCGCACGGCACGTTCGCCGCCAACCACCCGGTGCCGCGCCTGTTCGAGGACGGTCGCGCCCAGGCCTGA
- a CDS encoding NAD(P)/FAD-dependent oxidoreductase codes for MSAEHPSLRDAAPAPYWLDRPERPAPRGGLEAHAATDLCIVGGGYSGLWTAILAKERDPSRDVVLLEGNRIGWAASGRNGGFCSASLTHGRANGAERFPDEIDRLEQLGHDNLDAIEATLGRYGVDCDFERPGAITLATEPHQVEWLHELAAASPGSRFLDRDAVRAEVASPTYLAGVHEPHDTALVDPAKLAWGLAAAAVSLGVRIHEQTAVAGVSRSGAGIDVRTAAGHVVRARHVALGTNAFPSPVRRLRLYTVPVYDYALMTEPLSAEQLASVGWAGRQGLDDMTNQFHYYRLTSDNRILWGGYDAVYHFGRHVRPSYDQRPATFELLARQFFETFPQLEGLGFSHRWGGAIDTCTRFCAFFGTAYGGRAAYALGYTGLGVGATRFGAEVMLDLLDGADTERTRLDLVRSKPLPFPPEPAAWLGIEATRRSLASADRHQGRRNLWLRSLDRLGLGFDS; via the coding sequence ATGAGCGCCGAGCATCCCTCCCTGCGCGACGCCGCGCCCGCGCCGTACTGGCTGGACCGCCCCGAGCGTCCGGCGCCCCGGGGAGGGCTCGAGGCGCACGCGGCGACCGACCTCTGCATCGTCGGCGGTGGGTACTCCGGCCTCTGGACCGCCATCCTGGCCAAGGAGCGCGACCCCTCGCGAGATGTGGTGCTGCTCGAGGGCAACCGGATCGGCTGGGCCGCGTCGGGACGCAACGGCGGCTTCTGCTCGGCCTCCCTGACCCACGGTCGCGCCAACGGCGCCGAGCGTTTCCCCGACGAGATCGACCGGCTCGAACAGCTCGGGCACGACAACCTCGACGCGATCGAGGCCACGCTGGGCCGCTACGGCGTCGACTGCGACTTCGAGCGGCCGGGCGCGATCACCCTCGCCACCGAGCCGCACCAGGTCGAGTGGCTGCACGAGCTCGCCGCAGCGTCGCCCGGCAGCCGGTTCCTCGACCGGGACGCGGTCCGCGCCGAGGTGGCCTCGCCCACCTACCTCGCGGGCGTCCACGAGCCCCACGACACTGCCCTGGTCGACCCCGCGAAGCTGGCGTGGGGCCTGGCCGCTGCCGCCGTCTCCCTCGGTGTCCGGATCCACGAGCAGACCGCGGTCGCCGGGGTCTCGCGCAGTGGCGCCGGCATCGACGTGCGCACCGCCGCCGGCCACGTGGTGCGAGCGCGGCACGTGGCCCTGGGCACGAACGCGTTCCCCTCGCCGGTCCGCCGGCTGCGCCTCTACACGGTCCCGGTCTACGACTACGCGCTGATGACCGAGCCGCTGAGCGCCGAGCAGCTGGCGTCGGTGGGCTGGGCCGGGCGGCAGGGCCTCGACGACATGACCAACCAGTTCCACTACTACCGGCTCACCTCCGACAACCGGATCCTGTGGGGCGGCTACGACGCGGTCTACCACTTCGGCCGTCACGTGCGGCCGTCGTACGACCAGCGCCCGGCGACCTTCGAGCTCCTGGCCCGACAGTTCTTCGAGACCTTCCCCCAGCTCGAGGGACTGGGCTTCTCCCACCGCTGGGGCGGAGCGATCGACACCTGCACCCGCTTCTGTGCCTTCTTCGGTACGGCGTACGGCGGTCGTGCGGCCTACGCGCTGGGTTACACCGGCCTCGGGGTCGGCGCCACGAGGTTCGGCGCCGAGGTGATGCTCGACCTCCTGGACGGTGCCGACACCGAGCGCACCCGCCTCGACCTGGTGCGCTCCAAGCCCCTGCCCTTCCCGCCGGAGCCCGCTGCCTGGCTCGGCATCGAGGCGACCCGGCGCTCGCTCGCGTCCGCCGACCGGCACCAGGGCCGGCGCAACCTCTGGCTGCGCAGCCTCGACCGGCTGGGCCTCGGCTTCGACTCCTGA
- a CDS encoding F0F1 ATP synthase subunit epsilon, with protein sequence MAKTMQVSLVAADREVWSGEATVVNARTLAGEIGIMADHQPVMSVLAAGQVDVRTVDDGHWVAAVDGGFISVADNHVRLLCEYAELSHESNFDEAKRLMDERKAALEGDA encoded by the coding sequence ATGGCCAAGACGATGCAGGTCTCTCTCGTCGCCGCCGACCGCGAGGTGTGGTCCGGCGAGGCGACGGTCGTCAACGCGCGCACCCTCGCCGGCGAGATCGGGATCATGGCCGACCACCAGCCGGTGATGTCGGTGCTCGCGGCCGGCCAGGTCGACGTCCGCACGGTGGACGACGGTCACTGGGTGGCGGCCGTCGACGGCGGCTTCATCTCGGTGGCCGACAACCACGTACGGTTGCTGTGCGAGTACGCCGAGCTGTCCCACGAGAGCAACTTCGACGAGGCCAAGCGGCTCATGGACGAGCGCAAGGCGGCGCTGGAAGGCGACGCCTGA
- a CDS encoding BTAD domain-containing putative transcriptional regulator, producing MEVGVLGPVVARIDARAIDLGTPKQRALIAALALSAGRPVAVDVIVDLLWGDAPPAGVAGTLQAYVSGLRRVLEPTRQRRAPATVLVTAAPGYALRLAAGALDAERFERVVDEQHRRLRLLSGHGPPALSADELLAGARALEEALGLWRGTPYAELEDAPRAVAERTRLEELRLVAREDLAVAELALGRHATVAADLEAMTAEHPLRERLWGLRALALTRAGRQADALQVLREVRDVLDDELGIEPGAELRDLQTAVLRQDPSLEWVPPPSRPGTPFVAARTEPETPPSAPSGADWPMLGRAADLAALCEAWDRARAGTPDYAVLIGEPGIGKSRLAAELVAEARRTGARICVGRCSQDDGAPPLWPWASVLEALGGHLPESREEVDRDEFAAFERIARFVRDAAREEPVLVVLDDLHWADTCSLRVLRLLLETADTGRLMVLVTWRDSPEPTGTLADVAEALARRHAVRRRLVGLEPDAVGEVFATVAHNRPTPDQAKALQERTDGNPFYVVEYARLAGERADLARLLAEERPPDGVQEVLVRRLARLPESTVGALRTAAVIGRRFDAPTLALATGIDPDDLLDVVEPAEAAGLVRDVGVDRFAFAHALVRDTLAAGLTTTRRARVHSRVAEALEGRPERATERALHWRSAGPSYAGRAWRAAVDAAELARRRYAHEKAAELLRGALDTMADDPAATPRDRYDVLMQLIDAYRWAALWTELTGAVAEAVAVGESLGDVELTARAAVATTQGTLWQSAAPGQVHHEIVAALRRSLDRLPQTDDPLRCRVLLGLANELYYGAPYDERRALVDEALAMARRLDDDALLLDACQIAFSSLWRADTARERLGLAEESLLLAERLGNERAHVVSACLRAVAFGELGRPAEMFRAAEVARAAAERLRIPYGLLVIDNLLLPWLAMAGRFDDCAATFERIKALDAQISLDQSEAATAGAFVVVATWRGEAGEAAAILQSMEGGPFPVTATIVSTLWRGGQEDAARAHYAAHDVDLSPEDWFSLLNWGMAADVSLHLDDPVLADTAYARLLPHAGASCCAGSGNHTGPVDLFLALAAAARGDQGLAARHADDAERLCAEWQIPLAAQWLREQRVRYSF from the coding sequence GTGGAGGTGGGGGTCCTCGGTCCGGTCGTCGCCCGGATCGACGCGCGGGCGATCGACCTCGGGACGCCGAAGCAGCGCGCCCTGATCGCCGCGCTGGCGCTGTCGGCCGGCCGGCCGGTCGCTGTCGACGTGATCGTCGACCTGCTGTGGGGGGACGCGCCGCCGGCCGGCGTCGCCGGGACGCTGCAGGCCTACGTCAGCGGCCTGCGGCGGGTCCTGGAGCCGACCCGGCAGCGGCGTGCCCCGGCCACGGTCCTGGTCACAGCCGCGCCTGGCTACGCCCTGCGACTGGCGGCGGGTGCCCTCGACGCGGAGCGCTTCGAGCGGGTCGTCGACGAGCAGCACCGGCGCCTCCGGCTGCTCTCCGGGCACGGCCCGCCGGCCCTGTCGGCGGACGAGCTCCTGGCCGGGGCGAGGGCCCTGGAGGAGGCGCTCGGCCTCTGGCGGGGCACGCCGTACGCCGAGCTGGAGGACGCGCCCCGGGCGGTGGCCGAGCGGACCCGCCTCGAGGAGCTGCGCCTGGTCGCGCGCGAGGACCTCGCGGTCGCCGAGCTCGCGCTCGGCCGGCACGCCACCGTGGCTGCCGACCTGGAGGCGATGACCGCGGAGCACCCCCTCCGCGAGCGGCTCTGGGGCCTGCGCGCCCTGGCCCTGACCCGGGCCGGGCGGCAGGCCGACGCCCTGCAGGTGCTGCGCGAGGTGCGCGACGTCCTCGACGACGAGCTCGGGATCGAGCCCGGTGCGGAGCTGCGAGACCTGCAGACGGCCGTCCTCCGGCAGGACCCGTCGCTGGAGTGGGTGCCGCCCCCGTCCCGACCCGGTACGCCGTTCGTCGCGGCGCGCACGGAGCCGGAGACACCGCCGTCGGCTCCGTCCGGTGCCGACTGGCCGATGCTCGGTCGCGCCGCCGACCTGGCGGCGCTCTGCGAAGCCTGGGACCGGGCCCGGGCGGGCACTCCGGACTACGCCGTGCTCATCGGCGAGCCCGGCATCGGCAAGTCGCGGCTGGCGGCCGAGCTGGTCGCCGAGGCCCGCCGGACCGGTGCCCGGATCTGCGTCGGGCGCTGCTCCCAGGACGACGGCGCACCGCCGCTCTGGCCGTGGGCGAGCGTGCTGGAGGCGCTCGGTGGCCACCTGCCCGAGTCCCGGGAAGAGGTCGACCGTGACGAGTTCGCGGCGTTCGAGCGGATCGCCCGGTTCGTGCGGGACGCCGCGCGCGAGGAGCCGGTGCTGGTGGTGCTCGACGACCTCCACTGGGCCGACACCTGCAGTCTCCGGGTCCTGCGGCTGCTCCTCGAGACGGCCGACACGGGTCGGCTGATGGTGCTCGTCACCTGGCGCGACAGCCCGGAGCCGACCGGGACACTGGCCGACGTCGCCGAGGCGCTGGCTCGTCGGCACGCCGTACGACGCCGCCTGGTCGGGCTCGAGCCCGACGCCGTGGGCGAGGTGTTCGCGACGGTGGCCCACAATCGGCCGACCCCGGACCAGGCGAAGGCGCTGCAGGAGCGCACCGACGGCAACCCCTTCTACGTCGTGGAGTACGCCCGGTTGGCGGGGGAGCGGGCCGACCTGGCGCGGTTGCTCGCCGAGGAGCGTCCGCCCGACGGCGTCCAGGAGGTGCTGGTGCGCAGGTTGGCCCGGCTGCCGGAGTCGACGGTCGGGGCGCTGCGCACCGCTGCGGTGATCGGCCGCCGCTTCGACGCCCCGACCCTGGCCCTGGCCACCGGCATCGACCCGGACGACCTGCTCGACGTGGTGGAGCCCGCCGAGGCGGCCGGCCTGGTACGCGACGTCGGGGTGGACCGCTTCGCCTTCGCCCACGCGTTGGTGCGCGACACCCTGGCCGCCGGCCTCACCACGACCCGGCGGGCGCGGGTCCACAGCCGGGTCGCGGAGGCCCTGGAGGGCCGGCCCGAGCGCGCCACCGAGCGCGCCCTCCACTGGCGCTCGGCCGGGCCGTCGTACGCCGGGCGGGCCTGGCGGGCGGCGGTCGACGCCGCCGAGCTCGCGCGACGGCGCTACGCCCACGAGAAGGCCGCCGAGCTGCTGCGCGGTGCCCTCGACACCATGGCCGACGATCCTGCGGCGACCCCCCGGGACCGCTACGACGTGCTCATGCAGCTGATCGACGCCTACCGCTGGGCGGCGCTCTGGACCGAGCTGACCGGCGCGGTGGCCGAGGCGGTGGCGGTGGGGGAGAGCCTCGGTGACGTCGAGCTGACCGCCCGGGCTGCGGTCGCCACCACCCAGGGGACGCTCTGGCAGTCCGCGGCTCCCGGGCAGGTGCACCACGAGATCGTCGCCGCCCTGCGACGCAGCCTGGACCGGCTGCCGCAGACCGACGACCCCTTGCGCTGCCGGGTGCTGCTGGGCCTGGCCAACGAGCTCTACTACGGCGCGCCGTACGACGAGCGGCGCGCCCTCGTCGACGAGGCGCTGGCCATGGCGCGCCGGCTCGACGACGACGCACTGCTGCTCGACGCCTGCCAGATCGCCTTCTCCTCCCTCTGGCGGGCGGACACCGCCCGGGAGCGGCTCGGGCTGGCTGAGGAGTCGCTGCTGCTGGCCGAGCGGCTCGGCAACGAGCGGGCCCACGTCGTCTCCGCGTGCCTTCGCGCGGTGGCGTTCGGCGAGCTGGGGCGCCCGGCGGAGATGTTCCGAGCCGCCGAGGTCGCCCGCGCCGCTGCCGAGCGCCTACGCATCCCCTACGGGCTCCTGGTGATCGACAATCTGCTGCTTCCCTGGCTGGCGATGGCCGGGAGGTTCGACGACTGCGCCGCCACCTTCGAGCGGATCAAGGCGCTCGACGCGCAGATCTCGCTGGACCAGTCCGAGGCGGCCACGGCCGGCGCGTTCGTCGTGGTCGCGACCTGGCGTGGTGAGGCGGGCGAGGCCGCCGCGATCCTGCAGTCGATGGAAGGTGGGCCGTTCCCGGTCACGGCCACCATCGTCTCCACGCTGTGGCGCGGCGGCCAGGAGGACGCCGCGCGAGCCCACTACGCTGCGCACGACGTCGACCTCTCGCCGGAGGACTGGTTCTCCCTGCTGAACTGGGGGATGGCCGCCGACGTGTCGCTCCACCTGGACGACCCGGTCCTGGCCGACACGGCCTATGCCCGGCTGCTGCCGCACGCCGGCGCCTCCTGCTGCGCGGGCTCGGGCAACCACACCGGGCCGGTGGACCTCTTCCTGGCCCTGGCGGCCGCTGCCAGGGGCGACCAGGGGCTGGCTGCGCGACATGCCGACGACGCCGAGCGGCTGTGTGCCGAGTGGCAGATCCCGCTCGCGGCCCAGTGGCTGCGCGAGCAGCGCGTGCGCTACTCGTTCTGA